The Geminocystis sp. M7585_C2015_104 genome contains the following window.
ACGACGGCAATGACTACATGGAAGGAGGCGGTGGCAACGACACCCTATTGGGCTACGCCGGGAATGACATAATGGATGGTGGCCAAGGGAATGACTCCCTCAGTGGTGGGGTAGGTAATGACTGGATGGAAGGAGGGGGAGGAGATGACATCCAAAAAGGGGGCACTGGTGACGATGTCCTCTTCGGCGACGAGGGCAGTGACGAACTGTGGGGTGGAACAGGAGAAGACTGGCTAGGAGGGGGCGACGGTAACGACACCCTCCGGGGGGGCGGCGGCAATGATGTCCTCTATGGTGGTGGAGGAGACGATTTGTTAGCCGGAGGCAGCGGCATAGATTACCTAGTGGGTGACGATGGGGATGATGACCTCAATGGTGGCGGTGGGGAAGACTACCTGGAAGGCGGTGATGGTGCTGACTATTTCTACTTCTACTCCCCCACCCATGGCCTTGACATTATCATGGACTTCAACCGGGAACAAGGGGATAAAATTGCTATCTCTTCCACCGGTTTTGACGGTATAACCACCCTCTCTCTTGTCTACTCCGAAACCCCCAACCCAGGCCAGTTCGGCTATACTTTACAGTATTTTTACCATGAGTCAATTGGTGAAATACCTGTAACTCTATTGTACTATACCCCCTCTGGAGGAACAACTCATCTCCTGGCGGCCCTTGCCAACAGCGTTGACCTCATCGCCTCTGACTTTGTACTCTTTTAGCCCTTTGTGATTTTTTAACCCCCTCGCCGGCACTGCTTAAAGAGTAACAGGATTGTAACAAGAAGTAGCTGAGGATGAGAACCCCGCTACAATGAAGGTGGGAGCGTTTGGAGGCAGAGGGCTTATGGCTCGGGTAACGGGTACACAGGCTGATGATTTTATTACTCCTTCCCTTGTCAGCGGGGGAGTGTCTGGTGTGCCGGGAGTCGGTGATGATAGCATTGACGGCTATGGAGGCAATGATACCATAGATGGAGGTCCCGGGAATGATACCATCGACGGCTGGGGGGGGCAATGACTCTATACTTGGCAGTGCAGGCAATGACTATGTCTATGGGGACGACGGCAATGACTGGCTAGAAGGCAACACGGGGAACGATTCCATAAATGCCGGCTGGGGCAATGACACCATATATGGGGGTACAGGAGATGACTACCTCTACGACTGGTATGGCGACGATTACATGTATGGGGGAGGTGGCAATGATACCATAATTGGAGACGACGGCAATGACTGGCTAGAAGGCAACATAGGCAATGACTCTCTTGTTGGGGATTGGGACCATGATACCATAAGTGGGAGTGATGGCAATGACACCCTCTCTGGTGGCAGTGGCAATGACTCTTTGGACGGGGGTGAGGACAATGATTTTCTGGACGGAGGCAGTGGCAATGACACCCTTTCTGGCAGTAATGGCAATGACCTATTAACCGGTGGCGACGGCAATGACCTCATCAGCGGTGGTGGTGGCCAAGACTATATAGAAGGAGGTTGGAACGACGATACTCTAAAGGGGGGTAGTGAAGCCGACTTTTTGACGGGGGGCTACGGCAATGACCAAATACTGGGGGGCACAGGCAATGACCTATTGAGAGGCGAGGAAGGAGACGACACCCTCCGTGGTGGGGGCGATGATGACCTCCTCCTAGGAGGCTATGGCAACGACTACCTGACAGGCGGCGGTGGCAATGACCTGTTGTTGGGAGAAGATGGCGATGACAACCTCAATGGTGGCGGTGGCAGCGACACCCTGTATGGAGGCAGTGGTGCTGACCAATTCCAATTCTACTCCCCCAATCAGGGAGTTGATACCTTGGACTTTAACTCAAAGCAGGGAGACAAAATTTCCATCTACTCCCCCGGCTTTGACAATATAGAAACTATTATCCTTGTCCAAACCAATAACCCTGGCAATGGCCAGTTCGGCTATTTTAACCGAACCTTGTACTATACAGATAACACAGGCACCACTTACACCCTCGCCTTTCTTCCTTACTCCCCCACCCTGAAGGCCACCGACTTTGTCCTATTGTAGTAGTGAGCCTATGGCCAGGTGAGGGCGGTTTGGGAGAAAAATCCTCAAATTTTATGCATGAAAAAAAAAAATCCGAGCTATAGTTAAACAGGGGGTAGCCATTGGCTTAAAAGCTACTCCCTGTTAAAATGAATGCCAGTGAGTAAAGGCCAGAAGTATCGAAAAATAAGGAGGTAACATGGCACTAATAGCCGGAACCCCAAACGATGATTACCTTATTGGGACTGGTGATGCAGATTTGATTTTTGCCGCCCCGGGTAATGACCTGGTTGAAGCCCAGGACGGCAATGACACCGTCTATGGCGGTGCGGGCAGTGACAATATCAGTGGTGCTGGAGGGGACGATCTTATTTATGGTGAGACTGGCGACGACAGCATCAGGGGCGGAGTAGGAAATGACAGTCTTCTTGGGGATGAGGGGAACGACACCATCGCAGGGGGTTTAAACAATGATAGCATACAGGGGGGAAGTGGCAATGACAGTCTTAGTGGCCAGCTAGGCAACGATACCATTTTAGGAGGTATTGGCAACGACACCATCAAAGGCGGCCTTGGCAACGATGGCATCGAAGGAGGGGATGACAATGATGTGCTCTTCGGTGGTGAGGGCGATGACACCCTCCTTGGTGGGGCAGGCAACGACACCATCACCGGCGGCCTTGGCAGCGACTCCATCGACGGTGGTGATGGCAATGACTACGTATTTTATGATCCCAATGACAACCCTGTCCTTGTACAAGGCGGCATTGGAGTGGACACCCTCTCCGCCTCCCCCTCTACATCAGCAGCCAATATTAACCTAGGTGCCGGCTTTGGAGGTTTTGAGTACGTCATCGGCACAGATTTTAATGACACCATCACTGGCGTCAGCAGCGATGAAACCCTCGAAGGTGGTGCCGGCAATGACACTCTATCGGGGAATTTTGGCAACGACTCGCTAATAGGTGGCAGTGGCAACGACTCCCTAATTGGCGATGCTGGCAACGACACCCTCATCGGTGGGCTGGGCAATGACACCCTAGTAGGCGGTACTGAAAATGACTCCCTTGTAGGAGAGGATGGCAACGACTCCCTAATTGGCGATGCTGGCAACGACACCCTCATCGGTGGGGCTTTGGCAGACACCCTAGTAGGCGATGGTGGTGCCGACATATTCGTCTTCAACAGCCCCAACGAAGGTGTTGACATAATAGCCGATTTTACTTCTGTTGATACTGACAAAATCCAAATCTTAAAATCCGGGTTTAGTATTGCCACCAGCTATACTGGTTTTGAGTTTTTCAATCAAAACGCTGCTACTGAATCATCAGACAGTTTAGTCGACATAGTTGCCTTTAATGGATCCACCCCCAGTAGTGCTAACGCCAAATCCCCTGACCCCACCTTCTTCCTGATTTATGTGGATAGTACTGGTAGTACTAGTAATCAGCTCGAAAATAACGAAACCATCACTGCCCTGTGGTTTGACCCGGATGGGATTGGGTCAGCTGGCCCCGTCAAAATCGCTGATTTCCTCTCTACAGGTGGCAACTTTTACCTACAAGCGCCAAGTACTGTAGATAATGTCACAAGCTGGTTCGAGCTCATTTCATAATTGTTCTAGCGTTGTAACATAGATTTGCCCCCCTTAGTGGGGGTTTTTTATTGTATAATAAGCCTTAACAAAACTAAACATAAAGGGGAAGATGAACATAGGGGTGCCCAGGGAGATAAAGGCCCAGGAAGGGAGGGTGGGGTTAACCCCCGCCAGTGCTAAAATCCTCATAGAACAGGGTCATCGGGTGTTTATAGAAAAAGACGCCGGCATAGGCGCCGGTTTTACCAATCAAGACTACGAAGCAGTGGGGTGTCAGATTGTAGATGCCCTCCAAGCCTGGAGTCAGGAGTTAATTGTAAAGGTAAAAGAGCCCCTCCCAGAAGAATATCAGTATATCCACTCGGGCCAAATCCTCTTTACCTACCTCCATCTAGCAGCCAATCGCCATTTAACAGAATTCCTCCTCAAATCCGGTGTCACCGCTGTAGCCTACGAGACAGTACAACTCGCTGATGGCCGTCTGCCCCTTTTAACCCCCATGAGTCTCATCGCCGGAAGACTGGCTGTCCAAATGGGCGTCAGATATCTCGAAAAACAACAAGGGGGTAAGGGAATTCTTTTAGGTGGAATCCCTGGGGTCTCCCCCGGCTATGTGGTAATCCTAGGAGGTGGCATAGTAGGCACCGAGGCAGCTAAAATGGCAGTGGGGATGGGGGCAAGGGTAACTGTCTTGGATATTAACCTGGATAGACTGGCCTATCTGGAAACTATCTTTGGCTCCAGAGTAGAACTATTGTACAGCAACTGGGAAAATATCAGCCGGGTGGTGCCCCAAGCAGATTTACTTATAGGTGCCGTGTTGATTGCCGGAAGAAAAGCCCCTGTATTAGTGCCCCGCTCCTTGGTACAACAAATGTCCCCCGGTTCTGTTATACTGGATGTGGCAGTGGACCAAGGTGGCTGTGTGGAAACCATCCGCCCCACCAGCCATAGTAACCCTAGCTATGTGGAAGAAGGCATCATCCACCTGGGTATCCCTAACCTCCCTGGAGCCGTGCCGCGGACTGCTACAATAGCACTAAACAATAGCACCCTCCCCTACATCCTGAAACTAGCTAATCAAGGAATAGGAGCCCTAAAACAAGATCCTAGTCTGGCACAAGGGTTGAATATACAATACCACCGTCTAGTACACCCCGCCCTACAACAGGTATTCCCAGATTTAGCAGACTTTTGAAACTTAACCCTAAAACATACCCCCCACCCCCCACTAGAACAAACCCCACCCCTAAAAGCCTATAATCCTAGGTAAGGGCCACTACCAACTAGACTTCACAACCCCCGGCAATAACCCCTGGTGCGCCCATTCCCTCAAAACGTGACGGGAAAGGCCAAAATCCCTATAATAGGCCCTCGGACGCCCCGTCACCCAACAACGGTTGCGCAAACGAGTAGGAGCACTGTTTCTAGGTAACCTCTGTAACTGCCTATGGAGTGCGAACTTCTCCGCTGGGTCTGTAGCATTACGTATTTTCTCCTTTAGTTCAGCCCTCTTGGCAGCATACTTGGCTACTAGTTTAGCTCGTTTAGCTTCCCTGGCAATAACTGATTTTTTCGCCATCTACGTTACTCTCTTACTCCCTACAAAGGACATAAGATATATCATAACCTAAACCGGCTAAGACTGTCAGCATTTGAGTGCTAGCCCGGGAATTTATGGTTTAATCAATATTAGAACTATAGATAGCAAAAAAAAATGAGAGACTATATGACCACTATAATTAGCAACTATCAAGAAGAAGAATTTAGCACCTATCTTAGCTCAGAATTGCTACTAAGACAGCGACTAAAACTGGTAGAAAGTCTGTGGGAATCAGTATTGACAAAAGAATGTGGAAGAGAATTTGTAACACTACTAGAAAAACTAAAATCCGCCTGTTCACAAGAAGGACAAAGTAATACAAACGCCACCGAGGGAATCCCCGTCAGCCAATGGATAGAAAAACTAGACTTAAATGACGCTATAAAGGCCGCCCGTGCTTTTGCCCTGTACTTCCAATTGATTAACATTGTAGAACAACACTACGAACAACGCACTCAGAGGTACATACGAAGCACCACAACAGAAGCACAACTAGAAGGACTGACAAAAAGAGGAAGTGAATTCCAACCCCAAGACGATTTAAACAGTGGGGGCATGTTTCATTGGCTATTCCCCTACCTGAAAAGCATGAATGTGCCTCCTAAGAAAATCCAAAAAGTATTAGACGAGTTAGACATCTGTTTAGTATTCACCGCTCACCCTACAGAAATAGTACGTCATACCATCCGGAAAAAACAAAGACGCATATCCTACATCCTAGAAAACCTAGACAGGGCAGAAGAATCCTGTCGTGCCATGGGATTGACCAACTCCTGGGAAGCAGAAAACTGTCGTCAAGCCCTATTAGAAGAAATACGCCTCTGGTGGTACACTGACGAACTACATCAATTCAAACCCACCGTATTAGACGAAGTAGACTACACCCTCCACTACTTCCAAGAGGTACTGTTCGATTGTATCCCAGAACTCCACAGACGTCTACAACAAGCCCTAAAGTCTACCTTCCCCACCCTAAAACCCCCCCACTATAAATTCTGCTACTTCGGCTCCTGGGTAGGTGGCGACAGAGACGGCAACCCCTACGTCACCGCAGAGGTATCCTGGCAAACCGCCTGTTACCAACGCAACCTAGTTTTAGACAAATACATAGAATCAGTAAACAAACTAGGAGACGTATTAAGCCTATCTCTCCACTGGAGTAACGTCTCACCAGAATTGCTAGACTCCCTCGAAAGGGATAGGATATTTATGCCCCACATATATGATAAATACTATGTACGCTATCGACAAGAGCCCTACCGTCTCAAAATAGCCTACATCCGAGAAAAACTCATAAACACCAAAACCAGAAACCAAGCCCTATCCAACCCCCAAGCCAGAAAATCCCTCGCCTGTATCCAAAAAGACAACAGCCTCTACAGTAATGCCAAAGAATTCCTAGAAGACCTATACCTAATAAAACACAACCTAGAAACCATAGGATTAAACTGTAGACAACTAGAAAACCTAATCTGTCAGGCAGAAATCTTCGGCTTCCACCTAACCCCCCTCGACTTCCGCCAAGACTCCAATCGCCACGCCGAAGCCCTAAATGAAATTATCCAATACCTAGGCCTTTTAGACAAACCCTATCTAGAATTGTCCGAAGACGAAAAGGTTACATGGTTAGTACAAGAACTAAAAACCCGTCGCCCCCTCGTCCCCCCAGAAGTCTCCTTCTCCGACAACACCAAGGAGACTCTTGAAACCTTCAGGGTTCTAAAAGCAATACAAGACGAATTTGGCATAGAAATGTGCCACACCTATATTATAAGCATGACCAACTATGTAAGTGACGTATTGGAAGTACTACTACTGGCCAAAGAAGCAGGACTTTATGATCCCATTTTAGGGGCAACCAGTATAAGAATAGTACCCCTCTTTGAGACAGTAGAGGACCTAAAAAGGGCCCCCGAAGTGATGAGACAATTGTTCTCCCTCCCCCTCTACCGCGCCTGTTTAGCCGGAGGTTATCATCAAATAGACAAATCCCAATCCCATCTTCACCTCCCCCCCCTCACCCCCTCCAACCTCCAGGAGATAATGTTAGGCTATTCCGACAGCAACAAAGACTCAGGCTTTTTAAGCAGCAACTGGGAAATCCATAAAGCCCAGAAAAACCTAGCCCGTCTCGGCAAAGAGTTCGGCATAGACATCAAAATTTTCCACGGCCGCGGCGGCTCTGTTGGAAGAGGCGGTGGTCCAGCCTACGCCGCCATTCTAGCACAACCCAACGCCACTGTCAACAGCAAAATCAAAATCACCGAACAAGGGGAAGTCCTGGCCTCCAAATACTCCCTCCCCGAACTAGCCCTATACAACCTAGAAACTATCAGTACAGCAGTAATACAGGCCAGTTTGTTAGGCAGTGGCTTCGACGACATAGAGCCATGGAATGACATAATGGAGGAGATAGCCAGCACCTCCCGACAGGTATACAGACGTCTAATATACGAACACCCCGACTTTTTAGACTTCTTCCTCTCCGTCACCCCCATAGAAGAAATCAGCCAATTACAAATTAGTTCACGCCCCGCCAGACGTAGTGGTGGCAAACGAGATATCTCCACCCTTCGCGCCATCCCCTGGGTATTCAGTTGGACACAAAGTCGTTTCCTCCTGCCAGCCTGGTATGGGGTAGGAAGTGCCCTTTACCAATTCCTCTGTCAACAACCAGACGAAAACCTCAAACTCCTACGTTATTTCTACCTCAAATGGCCCTTCTTCAAGATGGTCATCTCCAAGGTTGAAATGACTCTTTCCAAGGTGGACTTACACATGGCACAACACTACATCGAAAAACTGGCCAAACCCGAAGATAAACCCCGCTTCTTCAAGGTATTTGAACAAATCGCCGCTGAATACCACCTCACCTGCCAAATAGTCCTCCAAATCAATCAACAATCCCGACTCTTAGACAACAACCCCGACCTACAACGTTCAGTTCAGCTCCGCTCTACCACCATTGTCCCTCTCGGATTCCTACAAGCTAGCCTCATCAAACGTTTGCGACAATTCTCCCGTCAAGACAAAGCCGGCCTTATCCACTTCCGCTACAGCAAAGAGGAACTCCTGCGTGGCGCCCTTTTGACCATCAACGGTATCGCCGCTGGCATGCGCAACACCGGTTAATTCCCCTCCCCCCTTGACACTCCCCCTGCCCCTTTGCTATAATTCTATTATACCCTCTACCATGGGCGCCCATACTTCCACGGCAGGCGCGGCCTCTCCCTTTCGGGCTAAGGACTGCTAAGACACTTGCCCTGCTTCCAAAAATAGTAGTAAAAATTATCATTAGCGTCGGTATATAGTAGAGGAGAATAATTTTAGAGCTATTTTCAATTCAAAGCACCCGGTTTTTCTCTGGTCACTGCTGCAGTTTTCGAGATTTATGGAAAATATTTTGCAATAAAAAAGTGCCCAGGTTAGCCCCTGGGAGTCTCCCTACCTCCCGTCCATGTACCCATGCTAACACAAAAGGAAAAAAATGGGGGGAAAAATTAAGGGATGTAAAGAAAAAATGTAAAGGGGAGGAAGGGAATTAGAAACGAGAAGAAGCTTCGAGGAGAAGAAGGAAGTGGCGTTGGAAGTCGGAAGAGGTGCGAAGGGAAAAAATGGGGGAGAGGCGATAGCGGAGATTATACCTGGTGGGGAGGGGAGAGGTGAGAATCCTAATGGCAGAGAAAGAGAGGGAATCAGTAAAATCAAAGGCTAATTCAGCGCCCAGACCGAGCGAAGTACGGTTATCGGAGGAAGAAATACGAGTAGGAAAAAATCTGAGACTGTCAAAGCCAGTAGAGTTTTGGATTTCACCGTGAATGCCAGTAAAAAGGGCAGTGCTGGCCAAACCAGCTATACTTAGACTAGTATCAGTGGGGGAGGGATTGCCAAAAAAGCCACCTCCCAGTAAAGCGAGAATTTCCCCTTGACTCCTTCGAGGACTGCTGCTAAAGTAGAGGGGGATGTCCCTGTTATTATTAAGCCAACCATTGAGATGGGCGCGGATACGGACAAATTCCCCGGTGTCGATATAGAAATAGGGGGAGTCGTCGATTTCCTGGGGGTTGGATTTGTCGAGAAACTGGTGACGGCTACTTTCAAAAATCCTTCCTTCCAAGAGTAAATCTACATAGGGGTTGAAGCCGTTTTCTGGAGTAAATTTGGCTATGTGGTTGTAGTCTTTAGCTAAAGATAGTCGACTGGTAAACAGATTGACACTGCCACCAGTAAGTCTGACTACTCCCTCGGGTTTTAGATTGCCAAATTCTCCATTTAAGACAATATTTCCCGCCACTTTCAAGTCAATCAGTGGAGGTTTGACTACACTTATCCCCTCCCCAAGAGTTAGAAACAGGTTTTCCAACTTAACCCTATTGAAAAGTCTATTATTGCCACGGTTTTGCCACACTTTAGAAGAATCATCCCCCACCCATATTATTCCTTTGGCAAGATTGATTTGTCCACCTATTTTAGGAAAAAGAAGACTACCATGAATGTTAACCAGGGCATTAGCATTACCGGAATAGAGATGGTTTAGATTTACATTCACATCCCCAACGGCAACCAGAAGGGAATTATTAGCGTCAGAAGGGGAAACAAAAGGAAGACTACCGTTAACGGCAATCTTACTTCCATTAAAACTGGCAGTAAACAGGGGAATGGTTAACCGGTTTAAATCGAAGAGGATTTTACCATGGATATTGTCAATGACACTATTGGCAAGCCAACTCCCGCCGACAATGCCATTTTCCACCGTGGCAATTCCCTCTGCCACCAGAAAAGTGATTTCATTCCTCGTTTGATTATAATTTCCGTGGATTTTGACTGTAACTTTCCCGTCGCCGGCAAGCCAGTTGAGTTGATTGTTGGTAATAACATTGAGAAGATTAAAACCATCCCTATTCAAAGCCAAATCCATGAAGAAGGCATCAGTTTCCGGTTTAACCGACTGGGGAAAAAGTTGGAAAGGAAAACCACCAAAAATCCGTAAAGACTCGCTGGGGGTAGTCAAATTACTACTGGCGGAAAAATCCAGTCGGGAATTTTTCAGAAAGAAGGTGGCATTAGTCTTATCCATTTCATTGCCATTAATCCGGAAATTAGAAACTTCTACACTCCCCCTTGCCAATGGATTCTTTCTACTGCCACTGACTACCACATTGGCATTCAATAACCCATCCACCCTCACATTGGTAGAGGCTAACAAGTCTTGCCACTGGGAAAGGGAGACATCTGACAACACAAGGGAGGCGGAAATATTTTCCTCCCCTATTGTGCCAGTGAGGGATATAATGCCACCATGACTGTTAATGGTAACAGGCAATAAAGTCAACAGTCCATTCCTATAACTTCCAGCAACTCTAATGGAATCACCACTATATTTACCCCACTGCCACTGACTGGTTGAAAAAT
Protein-coding sequences here:
- a CDS encoding calcium-binding protein, whose translation is MALIAGTPNDDYLIGTGDADLIFAAPGNDLVEAQDGNDTVYGGAGSDNISGAGGDDLIYGETGDDSIRGGVGNDSLLGDEGNDTIAGGLNNDSIQGGSGNDSLSGQLGNDTILGGIGNDTIKGGLGNDGIEGGDDNDVLFGGEGDDTLLGGAGNDTITGGLGSDSIDGGDGNDYVFYDPNDNPVLVQGGIGVDTLSASPSTSAANINLGAGFGGFEYVIGTDFNDTITGVSSDETLEGGAGNDTLSGNFGNDSLIGGSGNDSLIGDAGNDTLIGGLGNDTLVGGTENDSLVGEDGNDSLIGDAGNDTLIGGALADTLVGDGGADIFVFNSPNEGVDIIADFTSVDTDKIQILKSGFSIATSYTGFEFFNQNAATESSDSLVDIVAFNGSTPSSANAKSPDPTFFLIYVDSTGSTSNQLENNETITALWFDPDGIGSAGPVKIADFLSTGGNFYLQAPSTVDNVTSWFELIS
- the rpsN gene encoding 30S ribosomal protein S14, with product MAKKSVIAREAKRAKLVAKYAAKRAELKEKIRNATDPAEKFALHRQLQRLPRNSAPTRLRNRCWVTGRPRAYYRDFGLSRHVLREWAHQGLLPGVVKSSW
- the ald gene encoding alanine dehydrogenase, whose product is MNIGVPREIKAQEGRVGLTPASAKILIEQGHRVFIEKDAGIGAGFTNQDYEAVGCQIVDALQAWSQELIVKVKEPLPEEYQYIHSGQILFTYLHLAANRHLTEFLLKSGVTAVAYETVQLADGRLPLLTPMSLIAGRLAVQMGVRYLEKQQGGKGILLGGIPGVSPGYVVILGGGIVGTEAAKMAVGMGARVTVLDINLDRLAYLETIFGSRVELLYSNWENISRVVPQADLLIGAVLIAGRKAPVLVPRSLVQQMSPGSVILDVAVDQGGCVETIRPTSHSNPSYVEEGIIHLGIPNLPGAVPRTATIALNNSTLPYILKLANQGIGALKQDPSLAQGLNIQYHRLVHPALQQVFPDLADF
- the ppc gene encoding phosphoenolpyruvate carboxylase, yielding MTTIISNYQEEEFSTYLSSELLLRQRLKLVESLWESVLTKECGREFVTLLEKLKSACSQEGQSNTNATEGIPVSQWIEKLDLNDAIKAARAFALYFQLINIVEQHYEQRTQRYIRSTTTEAQLEGLTKRGSEFQPQDDLNSGGMFHWLFPYLKSMNVPPKKIQKVLDELDICLVFTAHPTEIVRHTIRKKQRRISYILENLDRAEESCRAMGLTNSWEAENCRQALLEEIRLWWYTDELHQFKPTVLDEVDYTLHYFQEVLFDCIPELHRRLQQALKSTFPTLKPPHYKFCYFGSWVGGDRDGNPYVTAEVSWQTACYQRNLVLDKYIESVNKLGDVLSLSLHWSNVSPELLDSLERDRIFMPHIYDKYYVRYRQEPYRLKIAYIREKLINTKTRNQALSNPQARKSLACIQKDNSLYSNAKEFLEDLYLIKHNLETIGLNCRQLENLICQAEIFGFHLTPLDFRQDSNRHAEALNEIIQYLGLLDKPYLELSEDEKVTWLVQELKTRRPLVPPEVSFSDNTKETLETFRVLKAIQDEFGIEMCHTYIISMTNYVSDVLEVLLLAKEAGLYDPILGATSIRIVPLFETVEDLKRAPEVMRQLFSLPLYRACLAGGYHQIDKSQSHLHLPPLTPSNLQEIMLGYSDSNKDSGFLSSNWEIHKAQKNLARLGKEFGIDIKIFHGRGGSVGRGGGPAYAAILAQPNATVNSKIKITEQGEVLASKYSLPELALYNLETISTAVIQASLLGSGFDDIEPWNDIMEEIASTSRQVYRRLIYEHPDFLDFFLSVTPIEEISQLQISSRPARRSGGKRDISTLRAIPWVFSWTQSRFLLPAWYGVGSALYQFLCQQPDENLKLLRYFYLKWPFFKMVISKVEMTLSKVDLHMAQHYIEKLAKPEDKPRFFKVFEQIAAEYHLTCQIVLQINQQSRLLDNNPDLQRSVQLRSTTIVPLGFLQASLIKRLRQFSRQDKAGLIHFRYSKEELLRGALLTINGIAAGMRNTG
- a CDS encoding translocation/assembly module TamB domain-containing protein, producing the protein PNPDNQSALASSFFKIILTPENQQLLVSYYKNKTTPQNPLAAGLSTYGSSNGNSNGNGNSSQTTNNQAATISSLFLPPYNSSIKSSLSSGKTIFSPASQSILSRGKQLSFLNNNPTGLSLSQSSITTVTKPPDKTLTVCLLPFLNSTTSCNKPKATISSPSQLPHTITAISGVNPPLFEINTDNQSLFKTFERITQTKKLLETRRKKYSQNNFPPLQQLEGKLGGVVNLDLSRKGLVAKFDFSTSQWQWGKYSGDSIRVAGSYRNGLLTLLPVTINSHGGIISLTGTIGEENISASLVLSDVSLSQWQDLLASTNVRVDGLLNANVVVSGSRKNPLARGSVEVSNFRINGNEMDKTNATFFLKNSRLDFSASSNLTTPSESLRIFGGFPFQLFPQSVKPETDAFFMDLALNRDGFNLLNVITNNQLNWLAGDGKVTVKIHGNYNQTRNEITFLVAEGIATVENGIVGGSWLANSVIDNIHGKILFDLNRLTIPLFTASFNGSKIAVNGSLPFVSPSDANNSLLVAVGDVNVNLNHLYSGNANALVNIHGSLLFPKIGGQINLAKGIIWVGDDSSKVWQNRGNNRLFNRVKLENLFLTLGEGISVVKPPLIDLKVAGNIVLNGEFGNLKPEGVVRLTGGSVNLFTSRLSLAKDYNHIAKFTPENGFNPYVDLLLEGRIFESSRHQFLDKSNPQEIDDSPYFYIDTGEFVRIRAHLNGWLNNNRDIPLYFSSSPRRSQGEILALLGGGFFGNPSPTDTSLSIAGLASTALFTGIHGEIQNSTGFDSLRFFPTRISSSDNRTSLGLGAELAFDFTDSLSFSAIRILTSPLPTRYNLRYRLSPIFSLRTSSDFQRHFLLLLEASSRF
- a CDS encoding calcium-binding protein — its product is MIPSTAGGGNDSILGSAGNDYVYGDDGNDWLEGNTGNDSINAGWGNDTIYGGTGDDYLYDWYGDDYMYGGGGNDTIIGDDGNDWLEGNIGNDSLVGDWDHDTISGSDGNDTLSGGSGNDSLDGGEDNDFLDGGSGNDTLSGSNGNDLLTGGDGNDLISGGGGQDYIEGGWNDDTLKGGSEADFLTGGYGNDQILGGTGNDLLRGEEGDDTLRGGGDDDLLLGGYGNDYLTGGGGNDLLLGEDGDDNLNGGGGSDTLYGGSGADQFQFYSPNQGVDTLDFNSKQGDKISIYSPGFDNIETIILVQTNNPGNGQFGYFNRTLYYTDNTGTTYTLAFLPYSPTLKATDFVLL